AAAATTGTCGCCATCCCCGCGGGTTCTCGATTGCACTCGCGAAAGAGTGACGAGGGGAACAAGCAATTGTCTCCGTTTGGTCGCCGCCTACGCTCCCTGCTCAGCAAAAACAAAGGGCCCAGAGTGCACCTTCTTGAGGCGAGGATTCGACTTTGCCTTCCGGCATCCGCGCCCCGGACCTACATGACGTTCGCCACGTCCCGCCGGCATCAGCCCAGGTACACCTCCACGTAGTGTCCAGCCACCACGCTCTCGGCGAATGCGCAGCGGATCACCGCGGCGTCCAGTATCTCGTGACCTTGATCCACACGCCGGCATAGGTCCTGGTGCCGAACTGCAGGCGGAACTTGCCGTGCGTGACAACCTGGTTGCCGTTGGTCACGGGCCCTTCCCGGTCGATACGCTTGGCCTTGGCGCCGAGGGTATAGAGGTAATCCTTGGTCTTCCTGGCCTCGGTATCGGAGACCGTGTCGAGATCCCACTTGGCGATCAGGCTTTCCACCTCCGCCGCATCCTTGCCCACGGCATCCATCGGGTGGCTGCTCGCGATCGTTCGCGTCTGCGAGGCCGCTGCCGTCAACAAACCGGCTGCCGTCTGCTGGACGACAGGCAGATTGATCAGCCACGTCCCGATGGATGTAGTTCACACCACCGCTGCGGTAATCGCCGCGAAGGTGTCGTAGATCGCGGCGTCCGGATGGTTAGCCGGCGCGGCGGGTTCCAGCGCGGATATCGCGGCGCCATCCTGGCCGAAGATGGCGAAGATCAGGCCGCCGGTGGGGTCGCCATGAGATTCGACGACCAGGCCGCTGTCGGTGTCGGCGCGCGACGACGCAGCGCACACGCCCGCATGACCGGTCTTGCGACTCTGGTCGAACACCGCGTCGGCGAAGCCACGCGCGGCACTGTAATCCTGGGACCTGCTGGCCGCGGAGACGAGCATATCGATCGGTGCCCAGTCGACGATGCCGTAGCGAGTCTTCGCCTCGCCGCTGGAACGCAGCCGCTGGAACAGTGGTTCCAGCGCGGACAACCGCAGGTCGGCGAACAACAACGGCTGCTTCAGGCGAAACAGATGGAAGCGCTGCTTTCCGGGTGCCAGCCCGCCGGCCTTCTGCTGCTGCATGAAATCGCGGGTCTTGTCAGGTGCTCCGGGCATCCACAAGGCCGGCGCCGGCGCGCCACCCAACCTGGAAGCCGCAGGCGCCTGCAACGCGTAGTGCGCGGTCTCGCGCAGCACGCCGGCTACCGTGCCCACGTACAGTGCACCCTGCCCATGACGCCCATCCAGTCGCGGCCCACTGAAGCGATTGTTGCCGTTGCTGGAGCTGCCCGGCGGGATACTGCCCGCCTGCGTTATCGTCAGCGTGCCGTTGACCACGCGCAGCACCAGCTGACCGGGGGCCAGCTTCATTGTCGGAAGCCAGCCACGTTGCAACGCGTCCGTGGCGATGTCGTAGAAGCGGTCGTAGGATTCCGGATTCTGGATCTTGCCGCTGACGATCAACTGGCGACGCGGCTGGTGGTGGCTCTGGTAAGTCGGCACGGTATTCTCCGAAGTGACGTGACGAACAAGGACAATGCGCGCGACCCAAGCCTGGACGGCCAGGTCGCGCGAGCATGGGTTGAAGCCGATTCCCTCCCTTCCTTTTCTCCCACTGGGTCTTCCACAGGCTGTACGCCACCTTCGCGTCTTGCTGCCCCCTGCTGCTCCAGTTCCTGTACCTACGCAGCCGCAGCAACGATGTTGTCCGACAGATTATTGAACTGTGCCACGGACATTCGAGGCTTCATCATGTTGAAGGCATTCAGCGGGCGAAGAGGATCCAGATAGACAATCTTGCCGGACGCCGAGACCCCGATGACCAGCACGAAATGGCCGGCATTTCGCATGGGAATGATTCGTACAGCTCCGATGTGCCCGGAAACGACCAGGGGACCGTACGCTCGCAGGGCATTTTCCCACCCAAGAGCACTGGCGGGTTTAGCCAGGTTTACAAGGCCATAAGCCGCCGCATGATCGTCCGGATCGAATGCAATCTTGAACCATTCATCGATGTGAGCTTGTACCGCCTGATCGTGGGCGGTCCGCGCCGCGCCATAAGTCGCGCGCCACGTTGTTCCATCGAATGCCGGAGCAACAGTGACCACAGCCCCATACTTCGTGCCATGCCTGTTCCTCATGAGTGCTTCCAGGCAGTAAAGCCCGCAATTCAGATTCAAACCCTGGAAGTGCATGTCCAACACGCCATTTACCCGATAGGTCATGTCTGACTCCTTGGTTGGCAAGAACAGTGGCAGAGTCCATTTTTCCGCAATCCGCAGGACGGGGGCGGGTCAGCTTACTCAATGGCCAGAGGTGAATTTGGCCCTGTTGCGAACTCCGCTTTGCGCGTTCGGCGGAAAGAACATGAAGTCGATGTTTCGCTGAAACACGCTCTCGAACCCCTTGTATGGCAGGGCATGCGTACGCCATACAGCGTCCACGACCGCTTGTCGCCCCTTGGCGTCAAAAGGACAGCCTGCGTCGGCACTCGCACTTATCACGGTACCGCCGGGCAACTGCACTATGTGAACCCTGCATGCAGCATTCGGCAATCCGTCAGGCGCCACCCAGTTATCCCTCACCACCGCCTGAATAGCCATTGCATACCGTCTCGTCAGAGCATCCATTCCTGCGGTGTGCGAACTGTGCCCGGCCGCTGCGGCCTGATCCATCTTCTTGAACAGCGCATCCAGCCGGGCCTGCTGGCATTCCTTCTCGGTCATCTGCGGAGCGCATTTCGCCGTGCGCTCCGAAACACCGACTTGCTGACACGCTGCAGTCAGCGAAAGGCCGCTCAGGGCAAGCCAAATCAGTGCAAGCAATCGCCGTTTTTTCATATCCCCCCCCCGGACCAGCCAGGATCGTCATGGTGAAAGCGAAACCGTAGACAAGGATGCAGGTTCACCACCGACGGATGGAAGTGCACTCGATCTCCGATACCGCCCGAGAACCCATGGTCAAAGCCAATGGCTGTACTTGTTTCCATCCTTGCCACCCTCGATTGAGGCGCTTGCAAGTCGACCTGCCCCGTTATTCCCGCTCGCGCGCTACTGCGTCGGGGGCGACGTTGCACTCGTCGGGCTGCCCGTGTGGCGATGCTTTTTCTGCGTGTAGAGCCTGGCGTCGGCCGCTTCCAGCAGGGATGCTGCCAGGTCGCCATCCTCCGGCGCGGTGGCGACGCCGATGGTGACCTCCGGGTACGCCGCTTCGCGCGCCGCTCCCTCGCGCACGAGCTGGCTGATGCGCGCGGCGATTTCCAGCGCAACGGCATGGCTCGTGTTCGGCAGGACCGCGATGAATTCATCGCCGCCGTGCCGTCCCAGATGATCGTGCTCGCGCAACAGCCCGCGCATGGTGGTGGCCACCCAGGTCAGCGCGCGATCGCCCGTGCTATGCCCGTAGTGATCGTTGATGAACTTGAAGCGATCAAGGTCCATCGCCAGCACGCTCAGCGGTTGCTGTCGTAGCCGATGCAGGTCGAGCTCGGCGTCCAGCCGCGAAAGAATGCCGCGACGATTGAGCACGCCGGTAAGAGGGTCCTTGATCACCTCGGTCTGCAGGTGACCCTGGGTGGCCTCCCAATTGGCCGTCATCCGGTTGAAGCACTCGGCCAGCACGGCCAGTTCGTCGCGGCCGTCGACGTCCACGCGCACACCGGATTGGCCCTCCTCGATATGCCGGGCGGCCTGGGTCAAGGCCTGCAGGGGCCGCAGCAGAGAGCGCAGGAAGATCACGATCAGCACTCCGGCCGCCGCCAGGGTGATCAGCCAGCTCCACATCAGCCAGTGCAACTGACGGGTGCGCTGGGCCGCGGCATGCTCGTAGCGCGCCTTGAGCAAGCCGGACAGGCTGGCCCGGGCATTCGACACGTCCTGTATGGCGCGCTCCAGCTCGGTGCGCGTGCTCGCGCTGGCCGTCGCCCCGCTCACGTGCTGGGCGTGCACGTGTTCGACCAGGCGGCGAATCGATGGACGTGCCTGCACCCAGGCCTTCTGCGCATCGTCGATGACCTGCTTCGGCACGTCCTTGCCGTCCGTGCCCAGCTGGATGCTCGAAAAGCTGTTGTCCACGCTCTGGGTCAGTCCGGCGAAGTCGGGCACCGAGTCGTGCGACTCGGCCAGCAACTCATCCACCAGCGCCTGCTGCAGGTAGTGCTCCAGCGTGGTCAACGGGAGCAGCCCGTGTACCGACTCCTCGACCGAATCGCGGAAGGCCATCTCCTGTTCGTTCAACACCATCATGCTGACGGCACTGAGCACGGCAAGTGGCAGCAACAGCAGCACGATGATGGCCATCATCCGCTGGCGCACCGACAGCCTGCGCAGCAGCGCCTCGGGGCTTCGTCCCATCGGGATACACCTCCTTCGTTGCTTGACCTGCAGGCTGCGCGCCGGGCCTGAGCTGCGATGCAGGGGCCATCGTACAGCAGGCGAACGAAAGGCCGGCAAGAAGGAAACCCGCTTCATCCATCGGAGTAGAGCCCAATGAACCTGGCCTCCACTTCCGGGTTTGATCAGTCAGCTCCCCTTTGATTCCGCATCCCCTTAGATCAGATCGGGCCGCGGATACCTCACCAGCTTATCGTCACGCCTTCCCTTGCACCGTGTCCCGTGCGCTTGTCCAGTTCGACGTTTGCCGCTTCGGCCCTGCGCATGATCATCCTCCCTTGCGCCTGCAGGGATGCATCGAGGTCACCGCAGGAAACGTCGCGTTGATGCTCTCGCATCAGCGCAACCAGCTCGCGGGCCGCGTCGCGGGCTATCTGCGCGTGCTCTCCCTCGTGGTGGCGCAATGCCCGATCGAGCGCACGCCACTTGGCCGTCATGGCGGCAGACGTACCGGCAGGCGGCGTCCATGCCGGCAAGGTGGTCGTAATGGTCAGCACCACCTTCGGATCGACCAGATTGCAGCGTCCTTCGACGGGCTGCGTGTCGAAACTCCACTTCAGCTGCGGCGAGGTGTAGCCCCAGTAACGGCCATCCTTATTCTGGTAACCCCTCGCGTTCATCTGCGCAACCAGTTCGGATTCGCTTCGACCCTCGATCACGTAGTAACGGACATCCTCCTGGATGACCGGGGCCGGGATGATTGGCGGTGGCAGTGGCGGTGTGACGAACATGGGCGTGCTTCCACGGTATCGGGGTTCCGTGCTCCAAGCACATAACGTTCCAGACGCCTGCGGCCGCGCCCCACGGTCGCGCCGGCACTGTCCGCGGACAGAAACACCGTCCGCGCGGACAGGGGTCCGAGGTCAGCGGGGACCGGGCCGACCGTTCACCAGCAGCCCTGGACGAAAAGCGTCGGGAACAATCCGAATGGCTCGCTGGCCGATCAGGAGTTGTCCCGAACACCGTTTCCGTCGGCGCCCATGCGTGATCCGTACGGGGCCGTCGTCATGGCATGACGGATCAGCCCATCGGCGAAGTGACCCTGGCGATGCGCTGTCCTTCCATGTTCACTGCGACATGCCCCGTCCGGGCGCCTGCGACAGGATTCGCTCCAAACGAAAAGGTCAGGTGCTCTTCCGGCAAGTCAAACGATGGCGACCCTTTTTTGCGGGCTGGCTTCCCGCACCGCAGCGGCGGCCTTGCGGATGACGTCGATGACGACGGCCGGCTGGGAAAGCATCGGCACGTGGCTGCTTGCCACCTCGGTGACAGTTGCTCCCATGCGCCCGGAAACCCAGCGCTGCAGATCGGGATGCACGGTGTGGTCCTGCGTCGCCAGAACGTACCAGCTCGGCTTCGACCTCCACGCAATGTCGTCGGCGCCGAGCTTCTGTTGATGGAACAGGTCGAAGACAGGCGGATAGTGGGTCGCCCACACGAGCTTCTGGTCTTCGTCCGAGAGGTCTCCGGCGAAGAACTCGGTGCCGTTCGGCAGCATCCAGGCGCGACCGTCCGCAACCTCGACACGGGAAAAAATGTCCGACGGAAACTTGTCCAGTTGATCCTGCACGGTCTCGCCGGCGTCCGGAGCGACCGCGGCGATATAGACCAAGCCGACCACCCGCTCATCGACGCCCGCGGCCGTGATGGTGGCTCCGCCATAGGAATGACCGA
This is a stretch of genomic DNA from Rhodanobacter sp. FDAARGOS 1247. It encodes these proteins:
- a CDS encoding papain-like cysteine protease family protein codes for the protein MTYRVNGVLDMHFQGLNLNCGLYCLEALMRNRHGTKYGAVVTVAPAFDGTTWRATYGAARTAHDQAVQAHIDEWFKIAFDPDDHAAAYGLVNLAKPASALGWENALRAYGPLVVSGHIGAVRIIPMRNAGHFVLVIGVSASGKIVYLDPLRPLNAFNMMKPRMSVAQFNNLSDNIVAAAA
- a CDS encoding cell envelope integrity TolA C-terminal domain-containing protein yields the protein MKKRRLLALIWLALSGLSLTAACQQVGVSERTAKCAPQMTEKECQQARLDALFKKMDQAAAAGHSSHTAGMDALTRRYAMAIQAVVRDNWVAPDGLPNAACRVHIVQLPGGTVISASADAGCPFDAKGRQAVVDAVWRTHALPYKGFESVFQRNIDFMFFPPNAQSGVRNRAKFTSGH
- a CDS encoding diguanylate cyclase — protein: MGRSPEALLRRLSVRQRMMAIIVLLLLPLAVLSAVSMMVLNEQEMAFRDSVEESVHGLLPLTTLEHYLQQALVDELLAESHDSVPDFAGLTQSVDNSFSSIQLGTDGKDVPKQVIDDAQKAWVQARPSIRRLVEHVHAQHVSGATASASTRTELERAIQDVSNARASLSGLLKARYEHAAAQRTRQLHWLMWSWLITLAAAGVLIVIFLRSLLRPLQALTQAARHIEEGQSGVRVDVDGRDELAVLAECFNRMTANWEATQGHLQTEVIKDPLTGVLNRRGILSRLDAELDLHRLRQQPLSVLAMDLDRFKFINDHYGHSTGDRALTWVATTMRGLLREHDHLGRHGGDEFIAVLPNTSHAVALEIAARISQLVREGAAREAAYPEVTIGVATAPEDGDLAASLLEAADARLYTQKKHRHTGSPTSATSPPTQ
- a CDS encoding DUF922 domain-containing protein encodes the protein MFVTPPLPPPIIPAPVIQEDVRYYVIEGRSESELVAQMNARGYQNKDGRYWGYTSPQLKWSFDTQPVEGRCNLVDPKVVLTITTTLPAWTPPAGTSAAMTAKWRALDRALRHHEGEHAQIARDAARELVALMREHQRDVSCGDLDASLQAQGRMIMRRAEAANVELDKRTGHGAREGVTISW
- a CDS encoding alpha/beta fold hydrolase, producing MSKQPTIVFCHGIWADGSCFSKVIPALQADGHQVISVQYGLDSFEEDVATVKRTLNRVGSPVLLVGHSYGGATITAAGVDERVVGLVYIAAVAPDAGETVQDQLDKFPSDIFSRVEVADGRAWMLPNGTEFFAGDLSDEDQKLVWATHYPPVFDLFHQQKLGADDIAWRSKPSWYVLATQDHTVHPDLQRWVSGRMGATVTEVASSHVPMLSQPAVVIDVIRKAAAAVREASPQKRVAIV